From the Oscillatoria salina IIICB1 genome, the window CTAAATGTGTAGCAATTTGCCTAACAAAGTCAATTTCTGAATCTTGCCACTGGCGAGGTCGATCGCATTGATGAAGGCAAAGCAATCCCCACAAATAATCTTCTTTCATTAGTGGCACGATTAAATTAGCTCTAACTTGAAATTGGCTGAGAATGTTTTGGTGACAGTCGCTTAATCCTGCGGTATAAATATCGGCAACTGCCTGAATTTTACCTTGAGCATAGTCTTGAGCATACTTTTCGCCAAAACAGCGATCGCGGACTTGAGCGGTAATGGCTGAGTCAAAACCTGGTTTGACATCTTCGGAAACAAATTTACCATAACCCCAAACGGAAGTTGAATCAAAGGAAAACACTGCCACGCGATCGCATTTAAGTAATTGTCGTACTTCTGTCACGGTTGTTTGAAAAATCTTATCTAGTTCTAAAGATGCTCGGATTTTCCCCACTACCCGAAACAAAGTTTTTTGTTGTTCGATTGATTTTTCTAACTCCCAGGTACGCTCTTCTACTTGACGCTCTAAATTACTATTCAAGTTTTTGACTTGGGCGTAAAGCAGATATTGCTCGATTGCGGTAGCAAAATTGTTAGCTAAAGCTTTTACTAAGGAGATTTCTTCAGAAGACCAAGGTAATGTTTGACCTCTTTTTAATTCTCGCCAAGCTTCAAAAGATTGTCTGGGTAGTTCTTGTTTGCGATCGGGATTAAAACGACCTGCCCAAATGGTTTCAGTATCGATCGGATCGCGGAAAATACTCAGATAGCCTAAAAAAGAAGACCGACTATACAAAGGAACAACCAGGATGCCACGAATTTTTGTAGACTGGAAAGCTGGGGTAAGAACGCGAAATTCCGGAACTTTGTAAAGATCGACAATTACTTTTGGACTAATTTTGTTCTGGCTTAATTGCTTGTTAGTTTTTTCCGGATGAAATAGTAATTGCCAAAGAGAATGTTCTTCGATCGGTTTTTTTTGTTGCTCTTTGCTAAAAGAACGTAACAGACTACCACAAGTATAAATTTCTGCTGACTTTTCTTGCTGATAAGGAGCAATATAAATTCTTCCAGCAGAACCTTTGAGCGCAGCAACTGTTTTTTCTAAAGCTGCTTGTAGTTCAATTTGTGGGAAAGAATGAAGTAAATTAGATACTCGATTAATTGTTGCTTCTCGCTGGGCTTGTTCTCTAGCGGCGGAGAGTAATTTAGACTGAGCGATCGCGATCGATACTTGATCGGCTACCAACTGCAAGTTTTTCAATTCGGTATTGGAAATATTTCGCGCTTCACTATGGTGAGAAATCAGTAAACCCCACAGTTGATTAGTAGTTTTCTTTTTTCTTAAATTATGATGTACAATTGGTACGACAACCGAAGACTGAACTCCCATTGCTCTGAGATATTCTGAGTGGCATTCGTCAAGATTGCGGTAGGTGATTTCCCAGCTTTCCCCCGCTATACTTCCCCCTTCATTTTCTATAGCACTTAGCCCAATTTTCTTTTGCTCGACGTTGACAATAGAGCGTAAACCAACCTTAAGAAACATTTCCCGCAAATCTACAGGAATGTCGTCCGCCGGAAAACGAAGTCCAATTAATGAAGGAAGACGTCGCTCG encodes:
- a CDS encoding GAF domain-containing protein, which codes for MNKIKDNQTQVSSVAINQAVWLERIVKSIRQSLELPEILAAAVVEVRDALATDRVKIYKFHEDGSGEVIAESVDERRLPSLIGLRFPADDIPVDLREMFLKVGLRSIVNVEQKKIGLSAIENEGGSIAGESWEITYRNLDECHSEYLRAMGVQSSVVVPIVHHNLRKKKTTNQLWGLLISHHSEARNISNTELKNLQLVADQVSIAIAQSKLLSAAREQAQREATINRVSNLLHSFPQIELQAALEKTVAALKGSAGRIYIAPYQQEKSAEIYTCGSLLRSFSKEQQKKPIEEHSLWQLLFHPEKTNKQLSQNKISPKVIVDLYKVPEFRVLTPAFQSTKIRGILVVPLYSRSSFLGYLSIFRDPIDTETIWAGRFNPDRKQELPRQSFEAWRELKRGQTLPWSSEEISLVKALANNFATAIEQYLLYAQVKNLNSNLERQVEERTWELEKSIEQQKTLFRVVGKIRASLELDKIFQTTVTEVRQLLKCDRVAVFSFDSTSVWGYGKFVSEDVKPGFDSAITAQVRDRCFGEKYAQDYAQGKIQAVADIYTAGLSDCHQNILSQFQVRANLIVPLMKEDYLWGLLCLHQCDRPRQWQDSEIDFVRQIATHLGVALKQSSLLTQTQQQAEELAKALEELQQTQTQLIQTEKMSSLGQLVAGVAHEINNPVNFIYGNLNHVSQYTQDLLDLLNLYRLDYPNPKSKIVDFCEEIDLEFLQEDLPKVLVSLKVGAERIRQLVLSLRNFSRHDQAERKAVNLHEGIDSTLLILQHRLKAKNNHPTIEVEKNYDDLPLIECYASQINQVFMNIISNSIDTLEEQDECRTLAEIQASPSKITIRTQVVGEQVKIEISDNGKGMPEGVCKQIFDPFFTTKPIGKGTGLGLAISYQIVVEKHGGNLLCHSEVGKGTKFEIFIPIK